Within Vicia villosa cultivar HV-30 ecotype Madison, WI linkage group LG1, Vvil1.0, whole genome shotgun sequence, the genomic segment ggaaaattacaTAAAAATTAGAGGGAAGAAATTGGGTCAATAAGCCCTATTAGGAAACAATTATCCTTAAATATAAGTCTTGTTTCAAATACTAGACACATTTAATATTTTCCCAAATATACTCGCTAGTTCAAATCTACTAGTAAGTGACTTGAGAGATGAAAAGTTATAAGAAGTCAAAGGAAAATGTATCATATGCAACGGACCTGTAATCATTTTGACATTTACTCCAAGGTTTAGAGCCCTCCGTATTGTTTCGGCACTATCATGTCTTGGTGGATCGAAAAGCGGCATGAGTCCAATAAATTGCCACGGGCTTCCAGGACTCTCCTTCCTTCCCTCTGGAACTTCCTGTATAAAACAGAGAAGCAGCATAAACATTTCTAGTTTCTAAAATTCTAACTAAAAACACAAGTGTACAACTGCATCAATTGATTAAGCAATAATTGAATTACTTGGTATGCTACAGCAAGAGATCGCAAGCCACGCTCTGCAAACTTGTCTATTACTGCATGAACTCTTCGTTCAATGTCTGTCTTATTGTGTGCCAGATTTAGAATCTAAAAGACCACAATGAGAATGAGACACCAAACAGGAAAATACTAATAATaagtatataatatttaaaagggTTACTTATTCGTTATTACCTGTTCTGGTGCACCTTTGCTTACTCGATGCATTTTACCCTCTTGATCAGTATAAGTCAATGCTGTCCGCTTATCGGTAGGATTGAACGGAAGAAAATGCACTTCTTGTATACCAGCACGTGCCTCCTTTGGATCAGCCAGCGTCCCAACTATGGCGGTATCTATTGCATCTTGATTCTCAAGTCTTGAAGCTCGAGCCGCCATTAAAACAACGGTTTCAGCATCCACTCCTTTTGCAAAAACCTTgtcgattaaaataaaataaaataaatcagaacgaacaaaaacaaacaaaacagacaaagaTAACCGGTACACGACTCCATTCACTATCGAACCTCAACAAGATTTTTGTCAACTGTAAGCTTATTTAATGTTAGAGTTCCAGTCTTATCACTGCAAAGAACATCCATGCCTGCCATCTCTTCAATGGCTGTCATCCTCTTTGTGATAGCTCCCTGCTGAGATAGCCTGTGGGATCCAATGGCCATGGTCACCGACAAAACTGTGGGCATGGCAATTGGAATTCCTCCAATGAGAAGAACAAGGAGATTATCAATTCCAGGACGATAGCGACGATGTTGGATTGGATACATAACGACAAGCTCAATAAGCATCCCCACAGCAATTGAACATATGCAGAAGTTCCCGATTGCAGTCAAAACCTATAAAACCGCAAATATAGAAATATAATTattgaaatttgaattgtgaatatTGACTGGATTCAATtgcaagaagaaaaaaatagattCCATTCTCACATATTACCTTTTGAAAATGACCGACTTGATTTGTAGTATCTACAAGGTGAGCGGCTTTACCGAAAAAGGTATGAACGCCAGTAGCTATGACAACGCATTCAATCTCTCCTTGTTTGCAAGTAGAACCGGAATACACACCATCACCAGGGGCCTTTGTCACTGGCAGGGACTCACCTGTGAGTGCCGACTGAAAAGACCAAAAGTGTAATTAAACCATTAACTTTTTTTACAGATTAAAACAGcagaaattattttttatttatacgaACATGAAAACCAAAAAAGGTGTAAAACAAAAACCAAAGAATCAAACCTGATCAATTTTCAAAGGATCTCCTTCAAGAAGACGAGCATCTGCTGGAACAATATCTCCAAGTTTGATACTGATGATGTCACCAGGAACCAGGATAGCAGCATCTTGCTCACTCCACCTACCATCTCGAAGAACCTTTACAAAACACACAAATGGTAAGAATCTAAGAAGTACATGATAAGAATCTaagaaataatatttatataaaaacaaaaaatattcctTCACAGATGCAGAGATTTGACcgtaaaaatataaatatgcaAAACACAGACAAAGACACATCGACATAGCgaaaaaaacttaaattaaacACCTTAGCTTTCGGTGCGAGACTAGCCATAAGAGCTGCAGCAGCATTACCAGCATTGTTCTCCTCAATAAAACTAATAGTTGAATTGATGATAAGCAAGGTGATAATACCCACAAAATCTTGCCAATCAGGAGCTTTGCCCTACACAAATATTCaagaaacaaacaacaacaacttcaaataatCAAAAATCAATCTACAAAAAGAACTCACAAAAATCTGAGAAAAAAACACACTAACCCCTCCATTTGCAAGAGCTATAGCCATTATAGCAGCTGCCTCCATAACCCAAGAGAGAGGATTCCACATAAATCCCAAAAACTTCAACAGCTTACTCTCCTAAAAATCATCCAAAAAAGAAAATTCATCATAAAAACTCAACAACAAAAACACCAAATAGGGCAAAActtgatgaaaaaaaaaaaaaaaagtactcTCTTCTCCTCAAGCTTGTTATGTCCAAAAATTGTGAGCCTCTGCTCAGCAGCCTCACTAGTAAGCCCATCTCTGCTACATCTCAGATTCTCAAAAACCTCATCAATGGGTATATTCTCCTACAttcacaaaaaaacaaaaaatcaaaacaagATAACAACAATGAAGATAACCAAAAGAAGAAGATAAGGTAGTATgtatgtaaaaaaaaataagaaatcagATCTATGTTACCAAATCAACAGTTTCTTTAAGAACAGCTTCTAACGTTTCAGGGTTttgttcttgagccatgtttgtGTTTGGTTCAACACAAGTTCCACcctgtttctctttctatgtaaGGAGGTATTATCAACTTTATCTGACTACAAAAAGGCGTTCATAAATTTAGGAGAGTAAAGGGTGCGTGGAGTGCACTAACCAAAAACCAAACATTACAGTAAGAGGTGGCAATACTATTAATAATACAGGAGTTATTATAATAACAAATCACTCTCTAACACATACTTTTTTAATACTATCATTTTTtacctttttctattttttaatgacttcattttttttttgttaactaGTCTCTAAACTCTTCAaagtataatatataaaaaaaattgtctaattaatgatataaaaataaaaaattgagttaATTAGATTTGGGTCTCTTTAGTAAAAATAGTAATTGAGTGATAAGTTAGtcgatagcttataacttatgacTGATGTCTGATAACGGATAATTTGTAGCTTGTAAGTGATGGTAAAAATtcatagctgataagctaattaagcggtttgataaaattagcggttcaactaacttataaatataaaatcacataaaagatatttaatacataattattttattttaaattgaaataaattataatgataaaagtgaatttttgttaaaataataaggataaaaagtgaagaaaaaataataagttataaattaaaatgctatttaaaatagcgtatAAAAAATAAGCTATgatctaataaaaataaattataaatttgtgaTGAAAAAACTGTTATCAAACAGGTCTAAATTATCATTTGAGTTTATaaattttagtttatttaaaaaaattaaaaatatatcttaccaaaaaattaatataataggaAAGTTAAAGGAGtaatataaactttttttttcaagATAAAGGTGCAATTCAGGCgtaacattaataataaaaaaaatatataaactttttttattacaaatcacgtttaataataaatttcatgtgatatatataaattaaaaatatataattttttattttttataaaaaatgtgtgagaaattaaaactatttaaatttaaatttaaataattaattttatatattaaataaaattgggGGCAAAAACAATAATTTGatctataataaaataaaggtcTTGTTAACCAATGCCCTCAAGataatggttaagcattccaaaaaaaaaaaaatatttatagaaaatttactattttaaagtctTAACTATTATTCCGAGAGTACCGGTTAATATttccctaaaataaaataaaataaagtgtaATTTTAAGGGTAGGATTAGGCGACCTAATTGTGACCCAATAAAAAGTATGGGATTGAAACAATAACCACTCTTCCAAACTTAAGAACAAGATATTTGTATAACTATGTAACAATATTATGCAATTGGAGTTTTTATTGGAAGATAGTTTTTGTTGGTGTGCTAATTGCTATCATATCCTCCCTCAAATtagtgttatttttaattttttacactttttataataaaaattagttGAGTGGTTTTCaataataaaatgtattttttttattaaaatatagttagataaataaaataaaataaaataaataaaagtattaataaataatacattatacaaataatttatgataaaaaatgacAAAGAAACACGAGTCTCTTAATAAGAGCAAGAATATTATTTAACAAATTTATTAAAAGATTAAAAACACAAGCTTCACatttaacaaataataattacataaatttctatatcaaaataatatttttttaattactttttttgaattaatctttATTAATTACTTAAACAATACTTAAAACACTTGTTAGCATTTTCTATAAAATAAGTAACGatacaaatttaaattatttaaatatacataaaaattatatcttagtatttaattattttaataataatttaaattaatatttttatctaaTGCTAATAATTCTTGTGTATATCTATACAATATAGACTATGGGATTGATCACATAATTAATCGACTCTAAAGTCCATACTAAGCCTACAAATTATCTACCATTTAATAGTTAAATAAATTAACTTTATGTAGTTGTGACCACACAAGTTACTATTGTTGATGTTAATTGTGTATCATTATGAATTCAAGCATGTATGGCACACAAAATCCTTGCTTAATAAATTTGCCTaccattttcttttgtttctttcttcAAGTAATCTTAATTTCAAATGCCATTCATTTTCCAAGATAAAGACAATCTAGAGGGGtccctctatttttttttttggaattttgaaaacCGCATAATCCACTCCTTGCCTTCTCAAATTTTTGCGGTTGTATTCAATTAGATTACATTACTAGATATAGCTAATCTTAAGATGAAatgtcaatataattagccttttgTTGAGAGTTTTCTTAGGAGTAGAGATTGAACATCCAACTTCCTTGTCTTTTTACTACTTGACTCTTCAAACAACCACCAaattgatgttaatatatattataGCTTATTTTGctcattatatttaattaattaaggagATATATGAATTCACATGGGTTTTACATTAGTTATTTAAAAATAGTGCTTGTGAGTGAGAGGTTCTTTGatagattaaattaaaatattttatattttacatgAATTATTACATGTTATAGGTGTAATATATACAAATCAAAAAATTAACATATTAGTTATTCAATTGAAGAAAAGTTAATTGGTACAAGCAAATAATCAATGGTATAGATATTTGATTTCTCCATAGCTAACTTAGCATAAAACGGTACTAATTTAACAAGAGAAATACTAAGAAcaatctcttttcaacactctcttaaACACTCACTTTTTTATTCGTTGAAACATACATaggtcctaccactttatgtgaGACATATTTCTAAAGTGAGGGATTCAcccatgtt encodes:
- the LOC131635662 gene encoding ATPase 11, plasma membrane-type, whose amino-acid sequence is MAQEQNPETLEAVLKETVDLENIPIDEVFENLRCSRDGLTSEAAEQRLTIFGHNKLEEKRESKLLKFLGFMWNPLSWVMEAAAIMAIALANGGGKAPDWQDFVGIITLLIINSTISFIEENNAGNAAAALMASLAPKAKVLRDGRWSEQDAAILVPGDIISIKLGDIVPADARLLEGDPLKIDQSALTGESLPVTKAPGDGVYSGSTCKQGEIECVVIATGVHTFFGKAAHLVDTTNQVGHFQKVLTAIGNFCICSIAVGMLIELVVMYPIQHRRYRPGIDNLLVLLIGGIPIAMPTVLSVTMAIGSHRLSQQGAITKRMTAIEEMAGMDVLCSDKTGTLTLNKLTVDKNLVEVFAKGVDAETVVLMAARASRLENQDAIDTAIVGTLADPKEARAGIQEVHFLPFNPTDKRTALTYTDQEGKMHRVSKGAPEQILNLAHNKTDIERRVHAVIDKFAERGLRSLAVAYQEVPEGRKESPGSPWQFIGLMPLFDPPRHDSAETIRRALNLGVNVKMITGDQLAIGKETGRRLGMGTNMYPSSALLGQHKDESIAALPVDDLIEKADGFAGVFPEHKYEIVKRLQARKHICGMTGDGVNDAPALKKADIGIAVADATDAARSASDIVLTEPGLSVIISAVLTSRAIFQRMKNYTIYAVSITIRIVLGFMLLALIWKFDFPPFMVLIIAILNDGTIMTISKDRVKPSPLPDSWKLSEIFTTGVVLGSYLAMMTVIFFWAAYKTDFFPKVFGVATLEKNAHDDFRKLASAIYLQVSTISQALIFVTRSRGWSYVERPGLLLVAAFIVAQLIATLIAVYASWSFAAIEGIGWGWAGVIWLYNIIFYIPLDFIKFFTRYALSGRAWDLVIEQRIAFTRQKDFGKEQRELQWAHAQRTLHGLQPPDTKMFTERTHVTELNQMAEEAKRRAEIARLRELHTLKGHVESVVRLKGLDIDTIQQAYTV